One Eurosta solidaginis isolate ZX-2024a chromosome 5, ASM4086904v1, whole genome shotgun sequence DNA segment encodes these proteins:
- the LOC137233657 gene encoding uncharacterized protein encodes MKQFFRHIKLKYNEETQYTIKQFNKNSKKIVKQKGKLKFLLKCKNYGITPPHLRGKTKALLHCFQLDTTRRQFDKIEECFLQKILKLEIKETNVTIKIIEKDLKRIKDTLIAVLGEEDYSNIVETRDQFIKHIGTDMEKTHQKKLQRQIFSNIQKFGIRFNEDWFINTTKIEIPQEYRWILSLGYKFSLPVSNKNFSPLQVIAELEQGVQKIEDDRTKDSVRSHIAMKINNYQSRRNNNAKDKLLLKTFENTKEFISKYKDEIVLTQADKGNKTVLMYKNIYEEKMKKLLDDRNVYKKIQKDPTQQLMRKNNLIINEMFKQNEIELKQKFQLSSVAAIAPRIYGLPKIHKKNMPLRPIVSSTKVPCYNLSKHIGVVLKNIISEEYNIKNSFQLKENLKNIHIEDDEILISFDVVSLFTNIPIHLAIQTIMKKWPELEKHTKISKKRFQTILEFCLRENNYFMYNSNFYQQMYGMPMGNPLSPTIADIVLDKILDDSIAELKTNDIYIRYIKKYVDDIFAIIKKKDAEDILKILNAQHTKIKFTMEIDQENEIASLDLKVIHKNRKCTTKWYTKTIASGRIINYHSNHPWKQKLNTAKNLIRKSILLTDHEFMPENKQKIKKMLYNNSYPHKLIDKLIENVTNKIREDKKETQKSDEIHQKYIGVTFIPGLTDNQNLHKIMQIKNVNYAHKPNFTLRNIFTKTKDPVEKEQQNNVVYQIKCNGKVGEKCDQYYIGKTKRQLGIRLNEHRTDAKNKKMTTALAQHLTKSNHTADFDHAQILDIEKREKTRLTLESLRIQQKIHQVMNFKEDANNISNIYTAVVQRAKKQAQISAT; translated from the coding sequence ATGAAACAGTTTTTTCGACacataaaactaaaatacaatgaGGAAACACAGTATACAATCAAGCAATTTAACAAAAACTCGAAAAAAATAGTTAAACAAAAGGGGAAACTGAAATTTTTGCTGAAGTGTAAAAACTATGGAATTACACCACCACACCTACGCGGCAAAACAAAGGCATTACTACATTGTTTCCAACTTGACACTACACGTCGccaatttgataaaatagaggaatgttttctacaaaaaattttaaaattggaaataaaagaaacaaatgtaaccataaaaataatagaaaaagatTTGAAACGCATAAAAGACACGCTAATAGCGGTACTCGGAGAAGAAGATTACAGTAATATCGTAGAGACAcgagatcaatttataaaacacaTCGGCACTGACATGGAAAAAACTCATCAAAAAAAGCTTCAAAGGCAAATATTTAGCAACATTCAAAAGTTTGGGATCCGATTCAATGAAGACTGGTTCATTAATACTACGAAAATCGAAATACCGCAAGAATATCGTTGGATACTTTCGCTAGGCTACAAATTCTCACTAccggtttcaaacaaaaatttctcaCCATTGCAAGTTATCGCGGAACTGGAACAAGGAGTACAAAAAATCGAAGATGACAGAACTAAGGACAGTGTAAGAAGCCACATCGCAATGAAGATAAATAATTACCAGAGTAGGCGCAACAATAACGCAAAAGATAAACTTTTGCTAAAAACTTTTGAGAACACAAAAGAGTTCATATCTAAGTACAAAGATGAGATAGTTTTAACTCAGGCTGACAAAGGAAACAAGACAGTCTtgatgtacaaaaatatttatgaggaaaaaatgaaaaaattgttagatGACCGTAATGTATACAAAAAGATACAGAAGGATCCCACACAACAGCTTATGAGAAAGAACAACCTAATTATAAATGAAATGTTTAAGCAAAACGAAATCGagctaaaacagaaatttcaattatctagtgTTGCAGCCATCGCTCCTAGAATATACGGTCTTccaaaaatacataagaaaaACATGCCCTTAAGGCCAATTGTATCGTCGACAAAAGTACCATGCTATAACTTATCTAAGCATATTGGAGTTGTACTGAAGAATATAATatctgaagaatataatataaagaactcatttcaattaaaagaaaatctcaaaaatatCCATATAGAAGATGACGAAATTCTAATATCTTTTGATGTAGTTTCATTATTTACGAACATCCCAATACATTTAGCAATACaaacaataatgaaaaagtggccagagttggaaaaacacacaaaaatttcaaagaaacgtTTCCAGACTATACTCGAGTTTTGTCtaagagaaaataattattttatgtacaactcgaatttttatcagcaaatgtacggcatgcccatgggcaatcccctatcgccaaccatagctgacatagttcttgacaaaatacttgacgacagcatagctgaacttaaaaccaatgacatatatatcagatacataaaaaagtatgtagatgatatattcgcaatcataaagaaaaaggacgcggaagacatcttgaaaatattgaacgcacagcatactaaaataaaattcacaatggaaatagatcaagaaaatgaaatagcctccctagacctaaaagtaatccataaaaatagaaaatgtacaacgaaatggtacacgaaaaccattgcatcggggagaataattaattaccattcgaaccatccgtggaaacaaaagttaaacacagcgaagaacctaattagaaaatcaatattactcactgaccacgagtttatgccagaaaacaaacaaaagattaaaaaaatgttgtacaacaacagctatccacacaagcttattgacaaattaatagaaaatgtaacaaataaaattcgcgaagataaaaaggaaacacaaaaatccgatgaaattcaccaaaaatacatcggagtaacatttatcccgggtttaacggacaaccaaaatctgcataaaataatgcaaattaaaaatgtgaactatgcacacaagccaaacttcactctaagaaatatttttacaaaaacaaaggatccggtggaaaaagagcaacagaacaatgtagtatatcaaataaaatgtaatggcaaagtgggtgaaaaatgtgatcaatactatataggcaaaacaaaacgacaactgggtatacggctaaatgaacacagaacagatgcgaaaaataagaagatgacaacggctctcgcacagcaccttacaaagagtaaccatacagcggattttgaccatgcacaaatattagacatagaaaaaagagaaaaaacacgtctaactttggagagcttaagaatacaacaaaaaatacaccaggttatgaatttcaaagaggacgctaacaatataagcaacatctataccgcagttgtacaaagagcaaagaaacaagcgcaaatcagtgctacttga